A section of the Candidatus Moraniibacteriota bacterium genome encodes:
- a CDS encoding 8-oxo-dGTP diphosphatase has translation MKRKLYTLVFVIRDDRILLGMKKRGFGAGRWNGFGGKVETGESIQDAARRETKEECGIEITAMELAGRHEFRFTAWPDEVLEAHVFRAIDYEREPIETEEMRPEWFPIEAIPYDMMWSDDRYWFPVFLAGKKFRTKFLFGEGDVLLEQDIQVVEKL, from the coding sequence ATGAAACGAAAGCTCTACACCCTTGTCTTTGTGATTCGTGATGATAGAATCCTCCTCGGGATGAAGAAACGTGGTTTCGGCGCGGGTCGCTGGAATGGTTTCGGCGGCAAAGTAGAGACGGGCGAGAGCATCCAGGATGCCGCGCGGCGTGAGACAAAGGAGGAGTGTGGCATCGAAATTACAGCGATGGAGCTGGCAGGAAGACATGAGTTTCGCTTTACCGCTTGGCCAGACGAAGTGCTTGAAGCTCACGTATTTCGGGCGATTGACTACGAGCGGGAACCGATTGAGACAGAAGAAATGCGTCCCGAGTGGTTTCCCATCGAGGCGATACCCTACGATATGATGTGGTCAGATGATCGATACTGGTTCCCTGTATTTCTCGCGGGGAAAAAATTCCGGACGAAGTTTCTCTTCGGGGAGGGCGATGTCTTGCTCGAGCAGGATATCCAGGTCGTCGAAAAATTGTAA